The genomic segment AGGAGCTTCAAGCATCCGACGGTCTGGCTCGCGGCCCACCGTTTCGCCCTGAGCACCGAGCGGCTGCTCTCGGAGAAGAGCATCGCCTTTCAGTACACGGAACGGCTGCCCGAGCGGGATTTCCTGCTCTTCTTCTACGAGGACCATGGATTCCTGCTGTTCGACCGGGATGCGGAGGAGAGAAGATGAGCCGGGGGCTGGCGCTGTTCGACTTCGACGGAACCATCACCAGCGGGGACACGTTGTTCCATTTCCTGCGGCACGCGCTGCCCGGGCCGCGTTTCGCGCTGGGCGCGGTCCTGCTCCTGCCCGTGCTGGCGGGCTACAAATTGGGGCTCATCGGCAACGCCCGGGCCAAGAGCATCGTGCTGCGGCATTTCTTCGGCGGCTGGCCCGAGGAGCGCTTCCGGGCCGCCGGGGCGGCCTTCGCCCGGGAGATGCTGCCCCTGCTCATCCGGCCGGCGGCCCTGGAACGCATCCGGGAACACATGGCGCGCGGGGACCGCGTGCTGGTGGTCTCGGCCTCGCTCTCGGACTGGGTGGGCGGCTGGTGCGCGG from the Desulfovibrio aminophilus DSM 12254 genome contains:
- a CDS encoding HAD-IB family hydrolase translates to MSRGLALFDFDGTITSGDTLFHFLRHALPGPRFALGAVLLLPVLAGYKLGLIGNARAKSIVLRHFFGGWPEERFRAAGAAFAREMLPLLIRPAALERIREHMARGDRVLVVSASLSDWVGGWCADQGLELLATEAEVRGGRITGRFATGNCHGPEKERRIRAALDPADYAPIHAYGDSSGDREMLALAHEPHFKPFRDA